From Methanosarcina lacustris Z-7289, one genomic window encodes:
- a CDS encoding helix-turn-helix domain-containing protein: MVNSIHEMIRASFRCEDMVKCVLGLKSLDIDTYKALLMHGPLTAEKLGEILSRERSTAYRSLQNLIACGIVYRETRSIDCGGYYYEYVAIEPQEIKQMVKKNVDEWYNKMNDLIEKMDDKVSALVMRMEDKES; this comes from the coding sequence ATGGTTAATTCTATTCACGAGATGATCAGAGCAAGCTTCAGGTGCGAAGACATGGTAAAATGTGTACTCGGGCTGAAGTCCCTTGACATCGATACATACAAGGCTCTGCTGATGCATGGCCCCCTGACTGCAGAAAAATTGGGGGAGATCCTCAGCAGGGAAAGGAGCACTGCATACCGCTCCCTGCAGAACCTTATAGCTTGTGGAATTGTTTATAGGGAAACACGATCCATAGACTGCGGGGGGTACTACTACGAATATGTAGCTATTGAGCCCCAGGAAATTAAACAGATGGTAAAGAAAAACGTTGATGAATGGTACAACAAGATGAATGATCTTATTGAAAAAATGGATGATAAAGTAAGCGCTCTCGTCATGCGGATGGAAGACAAAGAAAGCTGA
- a CDS encoding aminotransferase class I/II-fold pyridoxal phosphate-dependent enzyme, protein MRPPCDPSKFIAEAVKSIPPSGIRRFFDLVSGLEDIISLGVGEPDFITPWHIREMCIHSLEKGQTSYTSNSGLPELRDELTRTYYRRYGLDYNPASEVLITTGVSEALDIAIRAVVNPGDEVIVVQPSYVAYVPSVILAGGKPVIVSTHREDDFSLTAETLKPAITSKTKAIVLNFPNNPTGAIMEQEGMEDIADLVVENDLFVISDEVYECLTYGGKHVPFSSLEGMKDRTVMLNGFSKAYAMTGLRLGFAMGAPDIIHSMMMIHQYSMLCAPITAQIGAIEALRNGKVEMERMVREYDRRRHFIVKGFNSIGLECFNPKGAFYAFPYIGDTGLSSSDFAERLLNEKRVVTIPGDVFGEAGEGFLRCAYAASLDDLRKAIEGMGDFVDGLKR, encoded by the coding sequence TTGAGACCTCCATGCGATCCTTCAAAATTCATTGCGGAAGCTGTAAAGAGTATCCCCCCATCGGGAATACGCCGTTTTTTCGATCTGGTTTCCGGGCTTGAGGATATAATCTCCCTTGGTGTAGGCGAGCCTGATTTCATCACTCCCTGGCACATCCGTGAGATGTGCATCCACTCTCTTGAAAAAGGGCAGACTTCATATACCTCAAACTCCGGACTTCCGGAACTCAGAGACGAACTTACGAGAACCTATTACAGGCGCTACGGCCTGGACTACAATCCTGCATCCGAAGTCCTGATTACCACAGGAGTAAGCGAAGCTCTTGATATAGCAATCAGGGCCGTGGTCAATCCCGGAGATGAGGTAATTGTGGTTCAGCCCTCCTATGTGGCATACGTCCCTTCAGTTATTCTGGCAGGGGGCAAGCCTGTTATTGTTTCTACTCACAGAGAAGATGATTTCAGCCTTACCGCAGAAACTCTGAAACCTGCAATCACCAGCAAAACGAAGGCAATCGTCCTCAACTTCCCTAACAACCCTACAGGCGCAATTATGGAGCAGGAAGGAATGGAGGATATCGCTGATCTTGTTGTTGAGAACGACTTATTTGTCATCTCAGACGAGGTTTACGAATGCCTGACTTATGGAGGCAAACATGTTCCATTCTCGTCTCTAGAAGGTATGAAGGACCGGACTGTCATGTTGAACGGGTTTTCCAAGGCTTATGCAATGACAGGACTCAGACTCGGCTTTGCAATGGGAGCTCCAGACATTATCCATTCAATGATGATGATCCACCAGTACTCCATGCTCTGTGCTCCTATAACTGCTCAGATAGGGGCAATCGAAGCCCTCCGTAATGGCAAAGTGGAAATGGAGCGGATGGTTCGGGAATATGACCGACGCAGGCACTTTATCGTAAAAGGCTTTAACAGCATAGGGCTTGAGTGCTTCAACCCTAAAGGCGCTTTTTATGCTTTCCCTTACATCGGAGATACAGGCCTTTCCTCTTCTGATTTTGCAGAACGTCTCCTGAATGAAAAGAGGGTTGTTACAATTCCTGGGGATGTGTTTGGAGAAGCAGGTGAAGGCTTCCTGCGGTGCGCTTATGCAGCATCTCTGGATGACCTTAGAAAAGCAATCGAGGGGATGGGAGATTTTGTAGACGGATTAAAACGATGA
- a CDS encoding Lrp/AsnC family transcriptional regulator yields the protein MDEIIRHILEILENDARTSPEEIATLTGTSAQEISQTIAKLEETGVIRHYKTIVDWDLVGENYVYAVIELKVTLERNQGYQVIAERIYKFPEVRSVRLLSGNYDISLTVRGKSMKDVAFFVAEKIATLDQIQSTSTHFVLKTYKEDGVILHEPESIVRLPITF from the coding sequence ATGGACGAAATTATTCGACATATACTGGAAATTCTTGAAAATGATGCCCGAACAAGTCCGGAAGAAATTGCAACCCTGACAGGAACGTCTGCACAGGAAATTTCCCAGACGATCGCAAAGCTTGAAGAAACAGGAGTTATTCGGCATTATAAGACCATAGTTGATTGGGACCTTGTTGGGGAAAACTACGTTTACGCCGTAATTGAGTTGAAGGTCACTCTCGAGCGTAACCAAGGCTATCAGGTAATTGCAGAAAGGATCTATAAGTTTCCGGAAGTCAGATCTGTCAGGCTTCTGTCCGGAAACTATGACATCTCCCTTACCGTCCGGGGGAAATCGATGAAAGATGTGGCTTTTTTTGTGGCAGAAAAAATTGCCACCCTTGACCAGATCCAGAGTACGTCCACGCATTTCGTACTGAAGACATATAAAGAAGACGGGGTAATCCTCCACGAACCGGAGTCAATTGTAAGACTACCGATCACGTTTTAA
- a CDS encoding 30S ribosomal protein S8e encodes MRWQGSSRRKVTGGKVIAARGKRKFEMGRESADTRISEIKRKNVHTMGGNRKVRLLQSNVANVTNPKDGKTIVATIETVIDNTANKHYIRRNILTKGSVIRTPMGTARVTSRPGQDGVVNAVLIEN; translated from the coding sequence ATGAGATGGCAAGGCAGCTCCAGAAGAAAAGTTACCGGTGGGAAGGTTATTGCCGCCCGCGGGAAGCGCAAGTTTGAAATGGGTCGCGAATCTGCGGATACCCGTATCAGTGAAATAAAAAGAAAGAACGTTCATACTATGGGCGGCAACAGGAAAGTAAGGCTTCTCCAGTCAAACGTTGCAAACGTGACCAATCCTAAAGATGGAAAGACAATTGTTGCAACTATTGAGACCGTAATTGACAACACTGCAAACAAGCACTATATCAGGCGTAACATTCTGACAAAAGGTTCAGTTATAAGAACCCCCATGGGCACTGCTAGAGTAACAAGCAGACCCGGACAGGATGGCGTTGTAAACGCTGTATTAATTGAAAATTGA
- a CDS encoding DUF6951 family protein, producing MVSELSLNTICGHTTKVIATKEGKNTHVHIKTTCEKLRKWGTQFDMGMKDLMGGPETVLAQKMAEAPLTPTCLVPAAIMNACWLENGMISKNLARKMGKMEIIFDKLE from the coding sequence ATGGTTTCTGAACTTTCGCTCAATACCATCTGCGGACATACAACAAAAGTTATTGCTACAAAAGAAGGTAAAAACACACACGTGCATATTAAAACCACCTGCGAAAAACTAAGGAAATGGGGCACACAATTCGATATGGGTATGAAAGACCTTATGGGTGGTCCTGAGACCGTGCTTGCCCAGAAAATGGCTGAAGCCCCTCTCACCCCCACCTGCCTTGTTCCGGCTGCAATTATGAATGCTTGCTGGCTTGAAAATGGCATGATTTCTAAAAACCTTGCCCGGAAAATGGGAAAAATGGAGATAATTTTTGACAAACTTGAGTGA
- a CDS encoding DUF169 domain-containing protein — translation MNLKEINNYGQEMVECLKLKTSPVAVKLIPTGGEIPEGIKKVGETMRHCQMIDHVRRTGEEFYSLGEDQMCKGGSASMGLGTMPAKVGSGEFYYKGLKHFSNINSARRTVENAPMLPPNSTRAILYSPLEKTSFEPDVVVVICNPKQIMLLTQAFIYKSGGRLEVSFAGKQSICSDGVVQAYRDGKIGITVGCSGSRAYTDIADEEMIIGIPVELLPELIADLKKICAE, via the coding sequence ATGAATTTAAAAGAAATTAACAATTATGGACAGGAAATGGTCGAATGCCTTAAACTCAAGACTTCCCCAGTTGCAGTAAAACTGATCCCGACTGGAGGAGAAATTCCCGAAGGAATCAAAAAGGTAGGCGAAACCATGAGACACTGCCAGATGATTGACCATGTAAGGAGGACAGGTGAAGAGTTCTATTCCCTTGGTGAAGACCAGATGTGCAAAGGTGGATCCGCGTCCATGGGCCTTGGCACAATGCCAGCAAAAGTAGGCAGCGGGGAATTCTATTACAAGGGACTGAAGCATTTCAGCAATATAAACTCCGCACGGCGTACCGTGGAAAATGCCCCCATGCTCCCTCCAAACAGTACCAGAGCAATCTTATACTCACCCCTTGAAAAAACTTCTTTCGAACCCGATGTTGTAGTGGTAATCTGCAACCCAAAGCAGATAATGTTACTCACACAGGCTTTCATTTACAAAAGTGGAGGCAGGCTTGAAGTCAGTTTCGCAGGAAAACAGAGCATCTGCTCCGACGGTGTAGTGCAGGCTTACAGGGACGGAAAGATCGGAATTACTGTGGGATGCAGCGGTAGCAGAGCTTATACTGATATCGCAGATGAAGAAATGATCATAGGAATCCCTGTTGAACTTCTTCCAGAATTAATTGCCGATCTCAAGAAAATCTGTGCAGAATGA
- a CDS encoding NOB1 family endonuclease, translated as MTSYIADSAVFIMGNCSVDSSLLITVPSVVDELKSRDSVLRFDLAKEGGLRVEWPEPEMVKEVLKKAEQTRDSEELSKTDLEILAKALEHKDRAILLTDDYAVQNVAVQLGIQVKPIAQKKIRDLIIWQKRCIGCGKTFEKGDECPICGSPMKKMRKTKLKGKRSQES; from the coding sequence ATGACCTCTTACATAGCAGATTCAGCAGTCTTTATAATGGGAAACTGCAGTGTGGACAGTTCGCTGCTTATCACTGTCCCTTCGGTTGTGGACGAATTAAAAAGCAGGGATTCCGTGCTCCGTTTTGACCTTGCAAAAGAGGGGGGGCTAAGGGTTGAATGGCCAGAACCGGAAATGGTAAAAGAAGTTCTGAAAAAAGCTGAACAGACCCGGGATTCAGAAGAGCTTTCAAAAACAGACCTGGAAATTCTTGCAAAAGCTCTTGAACATAAGGATAGGGCAATACTGCTCACAGATGATTATGCAGTCCAGAATGTTGCCGTGCAGCTTGGGATTCAGGTTAAACCAATAGCCCAGAAAAAGATCCGGGATCTCATTATCTGGCAAAAGCGGTGTATAGGTTGTGGAAAAACCTTTGAGAAAGGGGATGAATGCCCGATTTGTGGTTCACCCATGAAGAAAATGAGAAAAACAAAACTCAAAGGAAAAAGGTCTCAGGAAAGCTGA
- a CDS encoding orotate phosphoribosyltransferase-like protein yields the protein MKNIEDLIQKAVELQNNGLVTGQVADELNVSRETVTWLLTRSKKDGAVPAPKDISVNWSSIGKSATRLHYISLALCDMVLETLEKTNAEVDVVVGVAASGIPLASMMANELGVDFALYHSRKGQDVVQPGQKGTISRNFGGVAGKNCVIVDDVITTGSTTMEVIEQLREMDAKPRVVVVLVDKKGADTIANVPIQSLVRIVRVD from the coding sequence ATGAAGAACATAGAAGATCTGATTCAGAAAGCTGTGGAACTGCAGAACAATGGGCTTGTTACCGGCCAGGTTGCCGATGAACTTAATGTTTCAAGAGAAACAGTTACATGGCTTTTAACCCGTTCTAAAAAAGACGGAGCAGTCCCCGCTCCAAAAGACATATCCGTAAACTGGAGCAGCATAGGAAAGAGCGCTACACGGCTTCATTATATCTCCCTTGCACTCTGTGACATGGTGCTTGAGACCCTGGAAAAGACAAACGCTGAGGTGGACGTAGTAGTTGGTGTTGCAGCCAGCGGCATCCCCCTGGCAAGCATGATGGCAAATGAGCTGGGAGTAGACTTCGCCCTCTACCATTCACGTAAAGGGCAGGACGTTGTCCAGCCGGGCCAAAAAGGGACCATCAGCAGAAACTTCGGAGGCGTTGCAGGCAAGAACTGTGTGATCGTGGACGACGTTATCACGACAGGCTCGACAACCATGGAGGTAATTGAGCAGCTGCGGGAAATGGACGCAAAACCCAGAGTCGTAGTTGTTCTTGTGGATAAAAAAGGCGCAGATACAATCGCCAATGTTCCTATCCAGTCCCTGGTAAGGATAGTCCGTGTTGACTAA
- a CDS encoding DHH family phosphoesterase — MSKECTDCHGRGYEVISTEVCPLCKGKGKSKSVDFMKISETEIDSLLKTGAVCEKCKGKGTIEVTRSCEACEGLGKIYTCKVCGERIHDPQDADEEICSSCSRSQHVYALDESCDLKDVEAGKLYHGIVSSIASFGVFVDLNPHVRGLMHSSNVEVQPAVRDAVIVLVKSIKAGGKLDLIPQTLTKYETIEVEKELILKSSSEIDTSMKGRLVRIEGEVIQVKQTSGPTIFTIGDEGGFIPCAAFESAGKRSYPLIDAGMIVSITGEVTPRDEQVQIEVMSMKLLTGEKEAAVKSRVEKVIEEKATPADIPFLIESDIMEKLKPRMLHVAKEIKKAILHSTPIILRHHADADGITSAIAIERAILPLIRDIGGADAEYYFYKRAPSKAPFYELADITRDISFALEDCARHGQKMPLVILVDNGSTEEDVPAMRQAQVYGIDMIVVDHHHPDDIVDQYLIGHANPAHAGGDFGVTAGMLCAEVARMINPSISDTIKHLPAVSALGDRSEAPEAERYISLVSDRYTREELKDMALALDYEQFWLRFSSGKGIVDDILDLGDHKIHQNLVSLLCEQANTMIQEQLEICLFNVKSQNLSNGTIMNVIDVENYAQKFTFPPPGKTSGEVHDVLTKRNPGKPVVTLGYGPDFAVIRSKGLLLNIPRIVRELREEVKGAGVNGGGHLVVGSIKFVEGMRTEVLSKLTEKIAATEVEY, encoded by the coding sequence ATGAGTAAGGAATGTACAGACTGCCACGGGCGTGGCTATGAGGTTATTTCAACTGAAGTATGCCCTTTATGTAAGGGAAAAGGCAAGTCAAAATCAGTTGATTTTATGAAAATTTCGGAAACCGAAATTGACAGTTTATTGAAAACTGGTGCAGTATGCGAGAAATGCAAAGGAAAGGGGACAATCGAAGTTACCAGATCCTGTGAAGCCTGCGAGGGACTTGGAAAGATCTATACCTGCAAGGTTTGTGGAGAAAGAATTCATGACCCACAGGATGCGGATGAAGAGATCTGCAGTTCCTGTTCACGTTCTCAGCATGTTTACGCTCTGGATGAATCCTGTGACCTCAAGGATGTGGAAGCAGGAAAACTTTACCACGGCATAGTGAGCAGTATCGCCTCTTTTGGGGTCTTTGTGGACCTGAACCCTCACGTAAGAGGGCTTATGCACTCGAGCAATGTTGAGGTCCAGCCGGCAGTTAGGGATGCCGTGATCGTCCTGGTAAAAAGTATTAAAGCCGGAGGAAAGCTGGACCTTATCCCTCAAACTCTTACAAAGTACGAAACCATTGAGGTTGAAAAAGAGCTCATACTTAAGAGTTCATCTGAAATAGATACCAGCATGAAAGGCAGGCTCGTCCGGATCGAAGGGGAAGTTATCCAGGTAAAACAGACCAGTGGGCCCACTATTTTCACTATAGGTGATGAAGGAGGCTTTATTCCCTGTGCGGCTTTTGAGAGCGCGGGGAAGCGGTCTTACCCTCTCATCGATGCAGGAATGATTGTATCGATTACCGGAGAAGTGACCCCGCGGGACGAACAGGTCCAGATCGAAGTCATGAGCATGAAACTGCTGACCGGAGAAAAGGAAGCTGCTGTCAAATCCAGGGTTGAAAAAGTAATTGAGGAAAAAGCAACACCTGCCGATATTCCTTTCCTGATTGAAAGCGACATTATGGAAAAGCTCAAACCCAGAATGCTTCATGTCGCCAAAGAGATAAAAAAGGCAATCTTACATTCAACACCTATTATCCTCAGGCATCATGCCGATGCTGACGGAATTACTTCCGCAATCGCTATTGAAAGGGCAATTCTTCCCCTTATAAGGGATATAGGAGGGGCAGATGCGGAATACTATTTCTACAAACGGGCTCCTTCAAAGGCTCCTTTTTACGAGCTTGCCGACATTACAAGGGATATTTCCTTTGCACTTGAAGATTGTGCCAGGCACGGGCAGAAAATGCCTCTTGTGATCCTTGTAGACAATGGATCAACAGAAGAGGATGTTCCCGCTATGCGGCAGGCACAGGTCTATGGCATCGATATGATTGTCGTTGACCACCACCACCCGGATGACATTGTTGATCAGTATCTTATAGGCCACGCAAACCCTGCTCATGCAGGAGGAGACTTTGGGGTTACTGCAGGAATGCTCTGTGCTGAAGTCGCACGTATGATCAATCCCAGTATCAGTGACACGATAAAGCACCTTCCTGCGGTTTCAGCATTAGGAGACCGTTCAGAGGCTCCCGAAGCTGAAAGGTATATCTCCCTTGTCTCGGACCGCTATACTCGTGAGGAATTAAAAGATATGGCTCTGGCACTGGATTACGAGCAATTCTGGCTTAGATTCAGCAGTGGAAAAGGGATTGTTGACGATATCCTGGATCTGGGCGACCACAAAATCCATCAAAATCTGGTATCCCTGCTTTGCGAGCAGGCAAACACCATGATACAGGAACAGCTTGAAATCTGTCTCTTTAACGTCAAGTCCCAGAACCTGTCGAATGGCACTATCATGAATGTGATAGATGTCGAAAACTATGCCCAGAAGTTTACCTTCCCGCCACCTGGCAAGACCTCAGGGGAAGTGCATGATGTACTCACCAAAAGGAACCCTGGAAAACCTGTGGTAACGCTGGGCTACGGTCCGGATTTTGCGGTCATCCGCTCAAAAGGTCTGCTCCTGAACATCCCCCGGATTGTGAGGGAACTCAGGGAAGAGGTAAAAGGTGCCGGAGTCAACGGCGGTGGACACCTTGTTGTAGGCAGTATCAAGTTCGTGGAAGGGATGAGAACCGAAGTGCTCTCAAAGCTTACAGAAAAGATTGCAGCTACTGAAGTTGAGTATTAA
- a CDS encoding slipin family protein: protein MVDVISEFLFPVLIVVILILSQSIKMVNEYERVVIFRLGRLSGVKGPGIFLIIPFIDKALKIDLRIVAIDVPKQAIITKDNVTVEVDAVVYYKVVEPGAAITQVENYMFATSTLSQTTLRDVLGQMELDELLSERENINKKIQELLDAYTDPWGIKVTGVTIRDVALPESMKRAIAKQAEAEREKRARIILADGEFQAAQKMKEAATLYQGLPVAIKLRELQTLAEIAKEKNLIVVTQQSQDMQTGNIAALSKAIVEKKVE, encoded by the coding sequence ATGGTTGATGTCATCAGTGAATTCTTGTTTCCTGTATTAATAGTTGTAATATTAATACTCTCACAATCTATAAAAATGGTTAATGAGTACGAACGTGTAGTTATATTCAGGCTAGGTCGCCTGAGTGGAGTAAAGGGACCAGGTATTTTTCTTATAATCCCTTTTATTGATAAAGCTCTGAAAATAGACCTGAGAATTGTTGCCATTGATGTTCCGAAACAGGCAATTATCACCAAAGATAACGTCACAGTTGAAGTGGACGCCGTTGTCTACTACAAGGTAGTAGAACCTGGAGCTGCAATTACACAGGTTGAGAATTATATGTTTGCAACTTCAACCCTTTCCCAGACTACGCTTAGAGACGTGCTGGGTCAGATGGAACTTGATGAGCTGCTTTCGGAAAGAGAAAACATTAATAAGAAGATTCAGGAACTTCTGGATGCCTATACTGACCCCTGGGGAATTAAGGTTACAGGAGTAACTATCCGGGATGTAGCCCTTCCTGAAAGCATGAAGAGGGCAATTGCAAAACAGGCGGAGGCTGAAAGGGAAAAGCGGGCCAGGATCATCCTTGCGGATGGGGAATTCCAGGCTGCCCAGAAAATGAAGGAAGCTGCCACTCTCTATCAGGGACTTCCGGTAGCCATCAAACTCAGGGAACTCCAGACCCTTGCCGAAATTGCCAAGGAAAAGAACCTGATAGTTGTTACACAGCAGTCCCAGGATATGCAAACCGGGAATATCGCAGCTCTCTCAAAGGCCATTGTCGAAAAGAAAGTGGAATAA
- a CDS encoding NfeD family protein, producing MVRRNIKNENGSINMHVERASHFLSIFFLCFILIAAFTPPASAGPEEKVLVLEISEAITPASDNLIADAISKAENENFEALVISLDTPGGGLEETQVIIKDIENASVPVIGYVPESGKAWSAGTLILMGTDIAAMAPFTVLGSAQPVQISAEGTKPIEDEKIINALVKFSVTTASKHGRNETFAEEVITKNKNLDAQEALKAGVIEYVAPSIPDLLTQTDGQRVKERTLKTESARTEIYEPPLPLAFLRLISNPIISSLLLTIGLYGIILGISSPGAGAELFGVIAIVLGLIGTGFDINIGAIFLILVGIGLLIVEIKIPGFGIFGLAGLICLILGSIFLVPMGGENIYTPEFRRLLTLTVIAPTIVFGLFLVFAIYKVTEIRTKKPVIGAIIGSTAQTIDPLGPGKSGFVRYSGEYWQASSEEEIEAKKEVEIIGKEREVLLVKRKI from the coding sequence ATGGTCAGAAGGAACATAAAAAATGAGAACGGATCGATAAACATGCATGTGGAAAGGGCATCCCATTTCCTTTCTATTTTTTTCCTGTGCTTCATTCTCATAGCCGCCTTTACGCCTCCTGCAAGTGCAGGACCAGAGGAGAAGGTGCTTGTACTTGAAATTTCCGAAGCCATCACCCCGGCTTCTGACAATTTGATAGCTGATGCAATCTCAAAAGCTGAAAATGAAAACTTCGAAGCTCTCGTTATCAGCCTGGACACTCCCGGTGGAGGGCTAGAAGAGACCCAGGTAATCATAAAGGACATTGAAAATGCGAGTGTGCCTGTTATCGGGTATGTGCCTGAAAGTGGGAAAGCCTGGTCAGCCGGCACCCTCATCCTTATGGGAACCGATATTGCTGCAATGGCTCCTTTTACGGTTCTTGGGTCGGCGCAGCCCGTGCAGATATCTGCCGAGGGAACGAAACCCATCGAAGACGAAAAGATCATAAACGCCCTTGTCAAGTTTTCAGTTACAACCGCAAGCAAACATGGGAGAAATGAAACCTTTGCAGAAGAGGTCATAACTAAAAACAAAAACCTTGACGCACAGGAAGCCCTGAAAGCAGGGGTAATAGAATACGTTGCCCCTTCAATTCCTGACCTTCTTACCCAGACCGACGGACAGCGTGTTAAAGAAAGAACCCTGAAAACTGAAAGTGCGAGGACAGAGATCTACGAACCTCCCCTACCACTCGCTTTCCTGAGGCTGATCTCAAATCCGATTATTTCCTCACTTCTTTTGACCATCGGACTCTATGGAATTATCCTTGGAATTTCAAGCCCGGGTGCGGGAGCAGAATTATTCGGTGTAATTGCAATCGTACTGGGATTAATAGGCACAGGATTCGACATTAATATAGGGGCAATCTTCCTAATTCTTGTAGGGATAGGACTTCTCATTGTTGAAATAAAGATACCCGGGTTTGGAATCTTCGGGCTTGCCGGCCTTATCTGCCTGATACTGGGGAGTATATTCCTGGTGCCCATGGGAGGTGAAAACATCTACACTCCCGAATTCCGGAGGCTTCTTACGCTGACTGTTATCGCCCCTACGATTGTCTTCGGGCTGTTCCTCGTCTTTGCAATATACAAAGTAACCGAGATAAGAACGAAAAAACCGGTTATTGGAGCAATTATAGGGAGCACCGCTCAAACTATAGATCCCCTTGGACCAGGAAAGTCAGGATTCGTCCGTTACAGCGGAGAGTACTGGCAAGCCAGTTCCGAAGAGGAAATCGAAGCCAAAAAAGAAGTTGAAATCATTGGAAAAGAAAGGGAGGTGCTTCTGGTAAAACGAAAAATCTAA
- a CDS encoding AIR synthase-related protein, with the protein MDIEGYAKRALRKDPSNETGLEAQLASRILEIKKINPERAHEIAAAVVCEAKATLHTEGDVLSSTLSGVSMGEFGVGSRGTGDFYVHSKLGEVIGKTGAVVDSAQLDDSGVVRIGDEYLVVTIDGIHSRLSDFPFLSGFHVARAALRDVYAMGSRPLAMLSDIHVADDGDVAKIFDHIAGITTVSELTGIPLVTGSTLRIGGDMVIGDRMTGGVGAVGITSSLTSRNQTKVGDLILMTEGAGGGTISTTALYYGMHDVVEETINIRFIEACEALLQSGLYKKVHAMTDVTNGGIRGDAREISKTAKVKMVFEEEKMRALVNPKVLSMLETLKIDYRGVSLDALLVIVPPEYAGEILETVRAVGVEIDIIGRVEEGNGAEVIVNGETRDFSPKFRESAYTPVKKVHGEENPRDFEEMRAAIDRAAEEAIEKKQKVLEKIRDKSNKPI; encoded by the coding sequence ATGGATATAGAAGGCTATGCAAAACGGGCGCTCAGGAAGGACCCTTCAAATGAAACCGGTCTTGAGGCACAGCTTGCTTCAAGAATTCTTGAAATCAAGAAAATAAACCCCGAAAGGGCTCATGAGATTGCAGCTGCAGTTGTTTGTGAAGCAAAAGCAACTCTTCACACGGAAGGGGATGTATTAAGCTCCACTCTCTCAGGAGTTTCCATGGGAGAATTCGGAGTAGGTTCAAGGGGCACAGGAGACTTTTACGTTCATTCCAAGCTGGGGGAAGTAATAGGCAAGACAGGTGCAGTAGTTGACAGTGCCCAGCTCGACGACTCAGGAGTTGTAAGAATCGGTGACGAATACCTGGTGGTTACGATCGACGGCATACATTCCCGCCTGAGTGATTTTCCTTTCCTTTCGGGTTTTCATGTAGCAAGGGCTGCCCTGCGTGATGTTTATGCAATGGGGTCCCGCCCTCTTGCCATGCTTTCGGATATCCATGTAGCAGACGATGGAGATGTGGCAAAAATATTTGACCACATTGCAGGAATCACTACAGTTTCAGAGCTTACCGGAATTCCCCTTGTTACCGGAAGCACTCTCCGGATAGGCGGGGACATGGTAATAGGCGACCGAATGACTGGCGGCGTCGGAGCTGTTGGTATTACATCTTCCCTTACCTCACGCAACCAGACGAAAGTAGGGGACCTTATCCTTATGACTGAAGGCGCAGGCGGAGGTACGATTTCTACAACTGCACTTTATTACGGGATGCATGATGTGGTGGAAGAGACCATTAATATCCGTTTTATTGAAGCCTGCGAAGCTCTCCTGCAGTCCGGGTTGTACAAAAAAGTCCATGCCATGACCGACGTCACCAATGGCGGAATACGCGGGGACGCACGGGAAATCTCAAAGACTGCAAAAGTAAAAATGGTCTTTGAAGAAGAAAAAATGAGAGCTCTTGTTAATCCAAAGGTGCTTTCCATGCTTGAGACCCTTAAAATCGATTATCGTGGAGTATCTCTTGATGCCCTGCTGGTTATTGTTCCTCCAGAATATGCCGGAGAGATTCTAGAAACCGTCCGGGCCGTGGGTGTTGAGATTGACATCATAGGGCGTGTGGAAGAAGGAAACGGAGCTGAAGTTATCGTCAATGGAGAAACCCGGGACTTTTCACCCAAGTTCAGAGAATCTGCATATACTCCTGTCAAAAAAGTTCACGGAGAAGAGAATCCCAGGGACTTTGAAGAAATGAGAGCAGCAATTGACAGGGCAGCCGAAGAAGCTATTGAAAAGAAACAAAAAGTCCTGGAAAAAATAAGAGACAAAAGCAATAAACCCATTTAA